In Methanosarcina barkeri MS, a single window of DNA contains:
- a CDS encoding metal-dependent hydrolase encodes MVNSLSHLGIGFLIALALGFKGKKRNALGFLAILPDLDFIPYFLFALISGSVSHEARNQLFYLLGHREFLHSILFILLVTLFIWIKTKDRLFTAAGFAAIFSHVYLDYATSWKMRPFYPFSTETSTLGAIYFFDPLANILPLLPIFFLLVAYMKSRGKWKGKFNNFCALVTKNRSKLYPALLIVLVVWIAVLPVAKLFLVNYISGSEGAKISYQDTYPSSVGKFISAYSYNSTHYRIMEVSYWSGIEKSDYIEKINVTGAVPDASAYVERAGKLYSTAVPQEIDYPVYSISEENGSVNVTLSDARYQYVKYWAYFKTVYRFVFDKESGKYVAYAREQEGRGEKLEENYFG; translated from the coding sequence ATGGTAAATTCACTCTCCCACCTGGGAATCGGCTTTCTGATTGCCCTGGCTCTCGGCTTCAAAGGAAAAAAGCGAAATGCTCTCGGTTTTCTGGCAATTCTTCCTGACCTGGATTTTATCCCATACTTCCTGTTTGCTCTCATCAGCGGCAGCGTAAGCCACGAAGCGCGAAACCAGCTTTTCTATCTTCTCGGCCACAGGGAGTTCCTGCACTCAATCCTTTTCATCCTGCTTGTCACGCTTTTCATCTGGATTAAAACAAAAGACCGCCTGTTTACAGCCGCCGGCTTTGCAGCCATATTTTCCCATGTCTACCTTGATTACGCTACAAGCTGGAAAATGCGTCCCTTTTATCCGTTTAGCACTGAAACATCTACTCTCGGAGCCATTTATTTTTTCGATCCGCTGGCAAATATTCTTCCCTTGCTGCCCATTTTCTTTTTACTTGTGGCTTACATGAAAAGCCGCGGAAAGTGGAAGGGAAAATTCAATAATTTCTGTGCCCTTGTCACGAAAAACCGGAGCAAACTCTATCCCGCGCTTTTAATTGTGCTTGTGGTCTGGATTGCGGTCCTGCCGGTGGCAAAACTATTTCTTGTGAATTATATTTCCGGCTCGGAAGGCGCAAAAATCAGCTATCAGGATACATATCCTTCGTCTGTAGGGAAGTTCATTTCCGCGTATTCGTATAACTCCACCCATTACAGGATTATGGAAGTGAGCTACTGGTCCGGGATCGAAAAAAGCGATTATATCGAAAAAATCAACGTGACCGGCGCCGTTCCCGACGCCTCCGCATACGTTGAAAGAGCCGGAAAACTCTACAGCACAGCCGTTCCTCAGGAAATCGATTATCCTGTTTACAGCATTTCGGAAGAAAATGGTTCGGTAAATGTTACGCTGAGCGATGCGAGATATCAGTATGTTAAATACTGGGCCTATTTCAAAACGGTTTACAGGTTCGTTTTCGATAAGGAGAGCGGGAAGTATGTGGCTTATGCGAGAGAGCAGGAGGGAAGGGGGGAGAAGTTGGAGGAGAATTATTTTGGATAA
- a CDS encoding DUF1648 domain-containing protein — MKLKYTKLQLALEIIGLLFLVGMIVFIYTQWDQIPQQVPMHYNALGEIDSWGSKYQTLILPTISILLYIFMTVVSFFPQIWNVPVQITDENKEAVYLSTKNLIIFMKVEILAMFFYLNYHTVTAQPLSIIFLPIFMIIIFGTVIFFIVRTIRLGNEKKHNREL; from the coding sequence ATGAAATTGAAGTATACTAAACTCCAACTTGCTTTGGAAATTATAGGACTTCTATTTTTAGTCGGGATGATCGTTTTTATTTACACACAGTGGGATCAAATTCCTCAACAAGTTCCTATGCACTATAATGCACTGGGTGAAATCGATAGCTGGGGAAGTAAATATCAAACCCTTATTTTACCAACCATAAGTATTTTGCTTTATATTTTCATGACTGTAGTATCTTTTTTTCCACAGATTTGGAATGTTCCTGTTCAAATAACAGATGAAAACAAAGAAGCTGTGTACCTCAGTACAAAGAATCTAATTATATTCATGAAAGTTGAGATCTTAGCTATGTTCTTTTACCTGAATTATCATACAGTAACTGCGCAGCCTTTGTCAATCATTTTTTTACCTATTTTTATGATAATCATATTTGGCACAGTAATATTCTTCATCGTACGGACCATTCGATTAGGAAACGAAAAAAAGCATAACCGTGAATTATGA
- a CDS encoding GNAT family N-acetyltransferase, whose translation MNFELKKWKKTDVENFFKYSHNTKITKNMRDSFPSTLDNCRKTVESFSCNDETQQCCRAIVVNGEIAGCIALFLKSGVYCKNAEIAYWLGEPFWGRGIMSKSIKQLCRTAFEQYDIVRIFAEPYAQNIGSRKALEKAGFVLEGIMKKDVYKNGNFFDYCMYALVK comes from the coding sequence ATGAATTTTGAATTGAAAAAGTGGAAAAAAACCGATGTTGAAAACTTTTTCAAGTATTCCCACAATACAAAAATTACAAAAAACATGAGAGATTCTTTTCCCTCCACTTTAGATAACTGCAGAAAAACTGTAGAAAGCTTTAGCTGTAACGATGAAACACAACAGTGCTGCAGAGCAATTGTTGTGAACGGAGAAATTGCAGGGTGCATTGCATTATTCCTTAAAAGCGGTGTTTATTGTAAGAATGCAGAAATTGCATACTGGCTTGGTGAACCTTTTTGGGGCAGGGGAATAATGAGCAAATCAATAAAACAGCTTTGTCGGACAGCTTTTGAACAGTATGATATTGTCCGGATATTTGCAGAGCCTTATGCACAAAATATCGGCTCAAGAAAAGCTCTTGAAAAAGCCGGATTTGTTTTAGAGGGCATAATGAAGAAAGATGTCTATAAAAATGGTAATTTTTTTGATTATTGTATGTATGCTCTCGTGAAATAA
- a CDS encoding pentapeptide repeat-containing protein — translation MGRCKYKFKGTYDNFKCPLESEEGSEYCYWHQKIEGKKPSQDQLNFLKDNKILGVFLQKVNLNYADLRGINLILANLKGSSFYKANLRKANLDSANFQGSDLKEANLEDAHLPRADLQGAKFFRTNLKGACLIFARLENYSLTTVNFQNADLGYANLTNSDLSGANLSRVNLKYATLENANLRGCKLIEANLLYSDLSKSDLAYSDLSGADLSYADIRQASLVGTIFDSKSILEDTKLIGSNISSSYVDETKTFRNAIFFKSTKISEKEINEFVADTLSTEKLFLFILNKQIIFDVKKIEDFESDSVFVLNALNKAEIIRYIGYGKSLNIFKVIFYKDLIDAYQKGEISYKIKEKFDDLVFYKKPNENISLWNKIPVLKNYMIAIVNADFLFDDRKEFLFEFADFLSSYRKELLYESSFEIYTKLYNFYSSNGDSLQAKHSHYRANESYRKLLLTKGGFKNNIRARVFDGFILKVLAGHGDQIWNPIFSSMIGIILFGFCFWKINGIIVQGREVKLIDYLYFSLTTFTGYSFPNIQPDISITLMQPLVMGETVFGLMMVSLIIFVITYQISR, via the coding sequence ATGGGTAGATGCAAGTATAAGTTCAAAGGTACTTATGACAACTTTAAATGTCCTCTTGAATCTGAAGAAGGTAGTGAATATTGTTACTGGCATCAGAAAATCGAAGGAAAGAAACCATCCCAGGATCAGCTAAATTTTCTAAAAGATAACAAAATTTTGGGTGTTTTCCTTCAAAAAGTCAATTTAAACTACGCTGATTTACGAGGCATTAATTTAATTTTAGCTAATTTAAAGGGCTCATCTTTTTATAAAGCAAATTTAAGAAAAGCTAACTTAGATTCCGCAAATTTTCAAGGTTCAGATTTAAAAGAAGCGAATTTAGAAGATGCACATCTACCAAGAGCTGATTTGCAGGGAGCAAAATTTTTCAGAACCAATTTAAAAGGAGCATGCTTGATATTCGCAAGATTAGAAAATTATAGTCTCACTACAGTAAATTTTCAGAATGCTGACTTAGGATATGCTAATCTAACAAATTCAGACTTGAGTGGTGCGAATCTTAGCAGAGTAAATTTGAAATATGCTACTCTCGAAAATGCAAATTTAAGAGGATGTAAATTAATTGAAGCGAACCTACTTTATTCTGATCTTTCAAAATCTGATTTAGCTTATTCAGATCTGAGTGGAGCAGATCTTAGTTATGCTGATATAAGACAGGCATCTTTAGTAGGCACTATTTTTGATTCTAAATCCATTTTAGAAGATACTAAGCTCATAGGTTCAAATATATCTAGCTCATATGTTGATGAAACAAAGACGTTTAGAAATGCCATTTTCTTTAAGTCTACTAAGATTAGTGAAAAAGAGATTAACGAATTCGTTGCAGATACTCTCTCTACTGAAAAACTATTTCTATTTATATTAAATAAACAAATTATTTTTGACGTCAAAAAAATTGAGGACTTTGAGAGTGATTCCGTTTTTGTATTAAATGCTTTAAATAAAGCAGAAATTATAAGGTATATCGGTTATGGTAAATCACTTAATATTTTCAAAGTTATTTTCTACAAAGATTTAATTGATGCATATCAAAAAGGGGAAATTTCTTATAAAATTAAGGAAAAATTCGATGATTTAGTATTTTATAAAAAGCCTAATGAAAATATTTCTCTTTGGAACAAAATACCAGTACTAAAAAACTACATGATAGCTATTGTAAACGCAGATTTCTTATTTGACGATAGGAAAGAATTTCTTTTTGAATTTGCAGATTTCTTATCTTCATATAGGAAAGAACTTCTTTATGAATCGTCCTTCGAAATATATACAAAATTATATAACTTTTATTCATCCAATGGTGACAGTCTTCAAGCAAAACATTCTCATTATAGGGCAAATGAGTCTTATCGAAAACTTTTACTTACAAAGGGCGGCTTTAAGAATAATATTAGAGCAAGAGTTTTTGACGGATTTATCCTAAAAGTTTTAGCAGGGCATGGAGACCAAATTTGGAATCCTATTTTTTCTTCTATGATTGGTATTATTCTATTTGGTTTTTGTTTCTGGAAGATAAATGGTATAATTGTTCAAGGGAGAGAAGTCAAACTGATTGACTATCTCTACTTTAGTCTCACTACCTTTACAGGATACAGTTTTCCAAATATACAGCCTGATATATCAATAACGTTAATGCAACCGTTAGTAATGGGAGAAACTGTTTTTGGTCTGATGATGGTATCTCTGATTATTTTTGTCATTACATATCAAATTTCAAGGTAA
- a CDS encoding superoxide dismutase, whose amino-acid sequence MTKGLYKLPDLKYGYGDLAPYMSEEQLKLHHDKHHQAYVTNANAAIEMMDKARKEGTDFDYKSTAKALSFNLGGHILHNYFWWEMTPESNASKEAVGELAEVIKDNFGSFDRFKKEFTQVASSVEGSGWAALTFCNDTNRLMIMQIEKHNVNVAPDYPILMALDVWEHAYYIDYKNNRGKFIEGFWNILNWEEIDKYFTKIQK is encoded by the coding sequence ATGACTAAAGGATTATACAAATTACCGGATTTGAAATATGGATATGGCGACCTAGCACCTTATATGTCCGAAGAGCAACTCAAGTTACATCATGACAAGCACCACCAGGCTTATGTTACTAATGCAAATGCAGCTATAGAAATGATGGACAAAGCAAGGAAAGAAGGGACTGACTTTGATTATAAGTCAACTGCAAAAGCCCTTTCTTTCAACCTGGGTGGGCATATCCTTCACAATTACTTCTGGTGGGAGATGACCCCTGAGAGCAATGCGAGCAAAGAGGCCGTGGGTGAACTGGCCGAGGTGATCAAAGATAACTTCGGAAGTTTTGACAGGTTTAAAAAGGAGTTTACCCAGGTTGCATCAAGCGTTGAAGGTTCCGGATGGGCAGCCTTAACCTTCTGTAATGATACAAATAGACTTATGATCATGCAGATCGAAAAGCACAATGTAAATGTAGCTCCGGATTACCCTATCCTCATGGCGCTCGATGTGTGGGAGCACGCTTACTATATTGATTACAAGAACAATAGAGGTAAGTTCATAGAAGGATTCTGGAATATCCTCAACTGGGAAGAAATCGATAAATATTTCACGAAAATCCAGAAGTAA
- a CDS encoding ATP-binding protein: protein MEKSQLRQVIIDQQESFRKVEELVYRDIDLERYLRGNEIVIISGIRRCGKSSLLKLIAGQLEGVKFYVDFDDIRLSDFEVKNFQDLQDLIIEFYREELDKSGTGQVYYFFDEIQNVPLWERWLNNLYKEGKKVFATGSNSQLLSSEISTFLTGRNKVLKLFPFSFRELLRLKGIEITGEKIESGMLTSSRKAEIFSYFLEYFEKGGFPLVLISGDLELSRGYFEDILNKDVLVRYNIKEVRALKDLVLFLLSNVGRAYSYPTLRKITGIKSLSTIKNYLDYFQNVFLLYQLPRFDYSLKKQKVSSSKIYTIDNSFLKTVAFNFSENKGQRLENLVFVELLRREKELYYHSEKKECDFVLREGMRIKEAIQVSVDLNSPETRKREIEGLIEAMTTYKLDSGLILTFEEDDILDAGGKKIILKPVWKWLLE from the coding sequence ATGGAGAAAAGCCAGCTTCGACAGGTAATAATCGATCAGCAAGAATCTTTCAGGAAAGTGGAGGAGCTTGTTTACCGCGATATAGATCTTGAGAGATACCTCCGGGGAAATGAAATCGTTATCATCTCGGGGATCAGGAGGTGTGGGAAGAGTTCGCTTTTGAAATTGATAGCCGGGCAGCTGGAAGGAGTTAAGTTTTATGTGGACTTTGATGATATCCGGCTTTCGGATTTTGAAGTTAAGAATTTTCAGGATTTGCAGGACCTCATAATTGAGTTTTATAGGGAGGAGCTGGACAAAAGCGGAACAGGGCAGGTGTATTATTTTTTTGATGAAATACAGAATGTGCCACTCTGGGAGAGGTGGCTGAACAACCTCTACAAAGAAGGCAAAAAAGTGTTTGCTACAGGCTCGAATTCCCAGCTTCTCAGTTCAGAAATTTCTACATTTTTGACCGGAAGAAACAAAGTGCTCAAACTCTTTCCTTTCTCCTTCAGGGAGTTACTGCGTCTGAAGGGTATCGAAATCACAGGAGAAAAAATAGAATCTGGCATGCTTACAAGCTCCAGAAAAGCTGAGATATTTAGCTATTTTCTGGAATACTTCGAAAAAGGAGGCTTTCCGCTTGTCCTGATAAGTGGGGACCTTGAGCTATCCAGAGGGTATTTCGAAGATATCCTGAACAAAGACGTTCTGGTCCGCTACAATATAAAAGAGGTAAGAGCTCTTAAGGACCTGGTTCTGTTCCTGCTTTCCAATGTGGGCAGAGCGTATTCCTATCCCACATTGAGAAAAATAACCGGAATAAAGAGTTTAAGTACGATCAAAAACTACCTTGATTACTTCCAGAATGTGTTTTTACTCTACCAGCTCCCCAGGTTTGACTACTCACTGAAAAAGCAGAAGGTATCGTCTTCAAAAATCTACACGATTGACAACAGTTTCCTGAAAACAGTAGCTTTCAATTTTTCCGAAAACAAAGGGCAGAGGCTTGAAAACCTGGTCTTTGTTGAACTTCTTAGAAGAGAAAAAGAACTGTATTATCATTCCGAAAAAAAGGAATGTGATTTTGTGCTGAGGGAAGGGATGCGGATCAAGGAAGCAATTCAGGTTTCAGTGGACCTGAACAGTCCAGAAACAAGAAAGAGAGAAATTGAAGGATTAATAGAGGCAATGACGACTTATAAACTGGACAGTGGGCTTATCCTGACGTTTGAAGAGGACGACATACTTGATGCAGGAGGAAAAAAAATTATTTTGAAACCGGTATGGAAATGGCTTCTCGAATGA
- a CDS encoding transposase — MGYYGHKKIKGIKISVLVDLQVLHLSIIIVPANKNDSTLYIPTNRPSKVTADAMCDTAKIRKYNRKRGIKSNIPVNKRNRKNKKRGRSIKVDQEEYKKKSIVESFFSWI, encoded by the coding sequence ATCGGCTACTATGGACACAAAAAAATAAAAGGAATAAAAATAAGCGTTTTAGTAGACTTACAGGTTTTACATCTCTCGATTATCATTGTTCCTGCAAATAAAAATGATTCTACACTTTATATACCTACAAACAGGCCTTCCAAAGTAACAGCTGATGCAATGTGTGATACAGCTAAAATTAGAAAATATAACAGGAAAAGAGGAATAAAGTCTAATATACCAGTAAATAAAAGAAATCGGAAGAATAAAAAGAGAGGAAGATCAATAAAGGTAGATCAGGAAGAATACAAAAAGAAAAGCATAGTAGAAAGTTTCTTTAGTTGGATATAG
- a CDS encoding NlpC/P60 family protein has protein sequence MKNNTDYVNTSSPSPRDVIFWQKDVPQNGRIYWLATHVGIYRGNNQFIDTSFDAKMLP, from the coding sequence ATGAAAAATAATACAGATTATGTAAATACAAGCTCTCCATCTCCCAGAGATGTGATCTTCTGGCAAAAAGACGTTCCCCAGAACGGTAGAATATACTGGCTTGCCACTCATGTGGGAATATACAGAGGAAATAATCAGTTCATAGACACATCATTTGATGCTAAAATGTTGCCATAG
- a CDS encoding transposase: MLNYKSTFISFREIDDVLWNSIVPYLPLRKTHTGRPRANMRKLMNGIFYVVLTGCTWKDVHRRYGSKSTVHRFPLYLCEHCIYLKIFNGLLNKGYDLKKIDLSHCFTDTKDIPAKKGEISATMDTKK, encoded by the coding sequence ATGCTGAATTATAAATCTACTTTTATATCCTTTCGTGAAATCGATGACGTTCTATGGAACTCCATAGTACCTTATCTTCCTCTACGGAAAACACATACAGGAAGGCCACGTGCAAATATGAGGAAGTTAATGAATGGTATTTTTTACGTTGTTCTGACTGGTTGTACGTGGAAAGACGTTCACAGGAGATATGGATCTAAGTCAACAGTTCATAGATTTCCTCTATATCTGTGTGAACATTGTATTTATCTGAAGATTTTCAATGGGCTTTTAAACAAAGGTTATGACTTGAAGAAAATAGATCTTTCTCATTGCTTTACTGATACAAAGGATATTCCGGCTAAAAAAGGGGAAATATCGGCTACTATGGACACAAAAAAATAA